GCCGCTCTACGAGACGGCGGCGCTCGGGGTGAACCCGGCCTTCCTCAACCTCGACATGGAGGAGTTCCGCGACCTCGACCTGACGATCGAGGTGTTCCAGCGGCTGCTCGACCGGCCGTCGTTGCGCGGGTACGAGGCCGGCATCGTGCTGCAGGCCTACCTGCCCGAGGCACTGCCCGCGCTCGACCGGCTCACGCTGTGGGCCCAGCAGCGCCGAGCGGCGGGCGGCGCGGGCATCAAGGTGCGCGTCGTCAAGGGCGCCAACCTCGCCATGGAGCGAGTGGATGCTGCGCTGCACGACTGGCCCGTCGCCGTGCTGCCCAGCAAACGCGACAGCGACGCCAACTACAAGCGCGTGCTCGAGGCCGCCCTGCGCCCCGATCGAGTGGATGCGGTGCGCATCGGCCTCGCCGGCCACAACCTGTTCGACATCGCGTGGGCCTGGTTGCTCGCCGAGGCGCGCGGCGTGAGCGAGCGCGTTGAAGTCGAGATGCTGCTCGGCATGGCGCCCGACCAGGCCGAGGCCGTGCGCGGCACCGTCGGGCACCTGCTGCTGTACACGCCCGTCGTGCACCCGCGCGACTTCGAGTCGGCCATCAGCTACCTGATCCGCCGGCTGGAGGAGAACGCGAGCACCGAGAACTTCCTCTCCGGCGTCTTCGAGCTCACGCGTTCGCCCGAGATCTTCGCGCGGGAGGAGCAGCGCTTCCGCGACTCCCTCGCCGCATTCCAGGCGGCGCCCGCGGCGCCGGCGCCGCACCGCGTGCAGAACCGGCTCGACGAGCGGCCGCTCGACGCGCACGACGCCCTGCCGATCGGCGGAGTGCGCTCGGGCTTCGAGAATGCGGCCGACACCGATGTCGCGCTGCCGGCCAACCGCGCGTGGGCCCGCGCGATCCTCGAGCGGGCCGCCACGACGACCCGCGGCGTCTCGCTCGTCGAGGTGAGCCGAGTCGCCACGGTCGCCGCGATCGAACGCATCGTCGCCGAGACCCGGCAGGCCGCGGCCGGGTGGGCCGCGCGGTCGGTCGAGGATCGCGCGGGCATCCTGCATCGGGCAGGGCGGATGCTCGCAGCCCGCCGATCCGACCTGCTCGAGGTGATGGCGGCCGAGGCCGGCAAGACGCTCGCCGAGGGCGACCCCGAGGTGAGCGAGGCCATCGACTTCGCGCACTACTACGCCGAGAGCGCGCGCGACCTGGCGCGCATCGACGACGCGACGTTCGCGCCTGTGCGGTTGACGGTCGTCGCGCCGCCGTGGAACTTCCCCGTCGCGATCCCGGCGGGCGGCGTGCTCGCGGCGCTCGCCGCGGGCAGCGCGGTCATCATCAAGCCCGCGCCGCAGACCCGCCGCAGTGCGGCCGTCATGGTCGATGCGCTGTGGGACGCAGGGGTGCCGCGCGACGTGCTGCGCTTCGTCGACGTGCCCGAGAACGAGGTGGGGCAGGCGCTCATCGCGCACCCGGCCGTCGACCGGCTCGTGCTGACGGGGGCGTGGGAGACCGCGGCGCTGTTCCGCTCGTGGCGGCCCGACCTGCCGATCCTCGCCGAGACGAGCGGCAAGAACGCCATCGTCATCACGCCGAGCGCCGACATCGACCTCGCCGTCGCCGACCTCGTGAAGTCGGCGTTCGGTCACGCCGGCCAGAAGTGCTCGGCCGCCTCGCTCGCGATCCTCGTCGGCTCGGTCGCGTCATCGGCCCGCTTCGAGCGCCAGCTCGTGGATGCCGTGCGCACGCTGCGCGTCGGCCGAGCACTCGAGCCGACCACGGTCGTCGGGCCGCTCGTCGAGCGCGCCTCGGGCAAGCTGCTGCGCGCGCTCACGACGCTCGACGAGGGCGAGGCGTGGCTCATCGAGCCGCGCGCGCTCGACGCCTCGGGTGAGGTGTGGAGCCCCGGCGTGCGCCGAGGGGTGGCGCCGGGCAGCGCCTTCCACACGACCGAGTACTTCGGGCCCGTGCTCGGCATCATGCGCGCGC
The sequence above is a segment of the Microcella humidisoli genome. Coding sequences within it:
- a CDS encoding proline dehydrogenase family protein, translated to MTTLEQPDADAAVGLVRQWLRQTEGAQTDAGAARLAGLLQDEVGLEFAIGFVDRVARPDDLGVAARNLEQLAHRIPSFLPWPLRVLIAIGGPLARLLPWPIVPIARRVLRGMVGHLVVDATPTRLGRTLDRLQGEGDRLNINLLGEAVLGDGEANRRLAGITELVKRPDVDYVSVKVSAVVSQVSMWAFDDTVERVVERLVPLYETAALGVNPAFLNLDMEEFRDLDLTIEVFQRLLDRPSLRGYEAGIVLQAYLPEALPALDRLTLWAQQRRAAGGAGIKVRVVKGANLAMERVDAALHDWPVAVLPSKRDSDANYKRVLEAALRPDRVDAVRIGLAGHNLFDIAWAWLLAEARGVSERVEVEMLLGMAPDQAEAVRGTVGHLLLYTPVVHPRDFESAISYLIRRLEENASTENFLSGVFELTRSPEIFAREEQRFRDSLAAFQAAPAAPAPHRVQNRLDERPLDAHDALPIGGVRSGFENAADTDVALPANRAWARAILERAATTTRGVSLVEVSRVATVAAIERIVAETRQAAAGWAARSVEDRAGILHRAGRMLAARRSDLLEVMAAEAGKTLAEGDPEVSEAIDFAHYYAESARDLARIDDATFAPVRLTVVAPPWNFPVAIPAGGVLAALAAGSAVIIKPAPQTRRSAAVMVDALWDAGVPRDVLRFVDVPENEVGQALIAHPAVDRLVLTGAWETAALFRSWRPDLPILAETSGKNAIVITPSADIDLAVADLVKSAFGHAGQKCSAASLAILVGSVASSARFERQLVDAVRTLRVGRALEPTTVVGPLVERASGKLLRALTTLDEGEAWLIEPRALDASGEVWSPGVRRGVAPGSAFHTTEYFGPVLGIMRARDLDEALDLQNATAFGLTAGLHSLDAEEVAYWLDHVEAGNLYVNRGITGAIVRRQPFGGWKRSSVGGSTKAGGPSYVMGFGTFAPVPREPRESLSLRGLDRGVREVLEASQPGLDFVGFDAARAGALSDERAWQDEFGVARDDSRLGAAAGAVVERNVLRYRRTPVTVRAAEGAAMADVVRVLLAAARAGSRVDISSAVPLPASLLALLDSGVSALRAASIAIETDARFSERMREVRPARIRLIAPEGAEVARALHLALEGDPDVAIFSGAVTAAGRVELLPFLREQAVSITAHRFGNPFPAMAELEL